A part of Thermocrinis albus DSM 14484 genomic DNA contains:
- a CDS encoding S8 family peptidase produces the protein MVLRVLWIFVLSFVFSFGEELIVKTKGDPPPQLTVNGDRLKLVKKLPLPNTGLYRVEGRAEVRELTLRAQSLPNVVYAEPNYRIKPYLIPNDPLYGYQWYLPVVKLPAVWDIRTSASVITAVLDTGIKPSQDLDGRILKGYDFVDNDQDPTDTCVDSHGTAVASIIASLTNNNWGMSGVTWSGQVLMVRVSDCNGGTLSALIEGLIYAAQGPYPASVINISLGSADPGSCPQSLQEAINTVLSQPQRPVIVVAAGNESSDASRYFPANCNGVIVVGATDTQGKKASFSNYGDKVDIYAPGSSILVNVGGDVFYKWDGTSFSTPIVSGTVALIKSQRPELEWYQVRDYLRLSASYTSDGFPFLNAYMAFLTASSYQPSQVVAAGGGGGGCQIGGEASGWGYISLIVFLILRWMVRRVSVP, from the coding sequence ATGGTGCTTAGAGTTTTATGGATTTTTGTTCTGAGTTTTGTTTTTTCCTTTGGAGAGGAACTTATAGTAAAGACAAAAGGAGATCCTCCTCCCCAACTAACGGTAAACGGAGACAGGTTAAAGCTGGTGAAGAAGCTACCCCTTCCCAACACAGGCCTCTACAGAGTGGAAGGGAGGGCGGAGGTGAGGGAGCTGACCTTGAGAGCCCAGAGCCTTCCCAACGTGGTGTATGCGGAACCCAACTACAGAATAAAACCTTACCTCATACCCAACGATCCCCTCTACGGATATCAGTGGTATCTACCTGTGGTGAAACTTCCGGCGGTCTGGGATATAAGAACTTCTGCTAGCGTAATAACGGCGGTTCTCGACACGGGTATAAAACCTTCTCAAGATCTGGACGGTAGGATTTTAAAAGGTTATGACTTTGTGGACAACGACCAGGACCCTACAGACACCTGTGTTGATTCTCACGGGACTGCTGTGGCCAGTATCATAGCTTCCCTCACCAACAACAACTGGGGAATGAGTGGTGTCACGTGGAGTGGACAGGTTCTTATGGTGAGGGTGTCAGACTGTAACGGCGGAACTCTGAGTGCGCTTATAGAAGGGCTTATCTATGCGGCACAGGGTCCGTATCCTGCCAGCGTGATCAACATCTCTTTAGGTTCGGCGGATCCCGGTTCGTGTCCTCAATCTCTTCAGGAGGCTATAAATACGGTACTTTCCCAACCCCAAAGACCCGTCATAGTGGTTGCTGCAGGAAATGAAAGCAGTGATGCTAGCCGGTACTTTCCTGCCAACTGTAATGGTGTCATAGTGGTGGGGGCAACCGATACGCAGGGTAAAAAGGCATCTTTCTCCAATTACGGCGATAAGGTGGACATCTACGCTCCCGGTAGCAGCATCTTGGTAAACGTGGGTGGAGATGTTTTTTATAAATGGGACGGAACTTCTTTCTCCACGCCCATCGTATCGGGAACGGTGGCCCTCATAAAGAGTCAGAGGCCTGAACTGGAGTGGTACCAAGTGAGGGATTATCTTAGGCTTTCAGCCAGTTATACCTCCGATGGTTTTCCTTTCCTCAACGCTTACATGGCTTTCCTTACAGCCTCCAGCTATCAACCTTCCCAGGTGGTGGCAGCAGGGGGTGGTGGCGGTGGATGTCAGATAGGAGGTGAGGCCTCCGGTTGGGGATACATATCCCTTATAGTTTTCTTAATCCTGCGATGGATGGTAAGAAGGGTGTCAGTGCCTTAG
- a CDS encoding FAD-dependent oxidoreductase has translation MSISRRDLFKVAGVGILGAGLLSKPAFSAAERVVKMSAMLPSPKGNRVVICGGGWAGLTVAKYLKKEDPSIDVVLIEKRPNFFSCPISNEWLAGFVDLDFISHDYLQPASKYGYKFINTTVVAIERDKRRVYTPHGYIEYDYLVLAPGIKYNYDAWFKGDKDMTRYTKYHYPAAFIPGSEHLALKRKVWEFEGGDFVITVPPGVYRCPPAPYERAAMIAYVFKKNNVKGRVIILDPKEDIAPKGPGFRAAYEQLYLGIVEYVPKASIKEVDPVNKIIKTTAGDFKFTDANLVPPHQAGELVWMADLIAKDKEGKPTGWADQDPLTFQAKADPRVFLVGDVVGGVPYPKSGHMANSQGKIVARIIASRIKGKEHKLELPDNTCYSMVNGNPQEAIVISVTYKYDEKEKKIIPHPKVINQRSEALAKATYEWAKGMYRDLFA, from the coding sequence ATGAGTATCTCAAGAAGGGATCTTTTCAAAGTAGCCGGTGTAGGTATCTTGGGGGCTGGGTTACTTTCAAAACCTGCCTTTTCAGCAGCGGAACGTGTAGTTAAGATGTCCGCTATGCTTCCTTCTCCCAAAGGTAACAGAGTGGTTATATGTGGTGGTGGATGGGCCGGTCTTACGGTGGCCAAATACCTTAAGAAGGAAGATCCTTCCATAGATGTGGTACTCATAGAGAAGAGGCCCAACTTCTTCTCGTGTCCCATATCCAACGAGTGGTTGGCGGGTTTTGTGGACCTAGATTTTATATCCCACGACTACCTACAACCTGCTTCCAAATATGGTTACAAATTCATCAACACCACCGTTGTAGCCATAGAGAGAGACAAAAGAAGGGTCTACACACCTCACGGCTACATAGAGTACGACTATCTGGTACTGGCACCGGGGATAAAGTACAACTACGATGCCTGGTTTAAAGGGGACAAAGATATGACCAGGTACACCAAGTATCATTATCCTGCCGCCTTCATACCGGGATCTGAGCATCTGGCCCTCAAGAGAAAGGTTTGGGAGTTTGAGGGAGGTGACTTTGTCATAACCGTGCCTCCCGGCGTTTACAGATGTCCTCCCGCTCCTTACGAACGGGCTGCTATGATAGCTTACGTCTTTAAGAAGAACAACGTTAAGGGAAGGGTGATAATCTTGGATCCTAAGGAAGACATAGCTCCCAAAGGACCAGGCTTTAGAGCAGCTTACGAACAGCTTTACCTTGGTATAGTGGAGTATGTTCCTAAGGCTAGCATCAAGGAGGTAGACCCCGTCAACAAGATCATAAAGACCACAGCAGGAGACTTTAAGTTTACCGACGCCAACCTTGTACCTCCCCATCAGGCGGGTGAGTTGGTGTGGATGGCCGATCTCATAGCTAAGGACAAAGAAGGTAAGCCTACAGGGTGGGCCGATCAAGATCCTCTCACCTTCCAAGCTAAGGCAGACCCTCGCGTCTTCTTGGTGGGTGATGTGGTAGGAGGTGTGCCGTATCCTAAGAGTGGTCACATGGCCAACTCTCAGGGTAAAATTGTAGCCCGCATAATAGCTTCACGAATAAAGGGTAAGGAGCATAAACTGGAACTTCCCGATAACACCTGCTACTCTATGGTGAACGGTAACCCTCAGGAAGCTATAGTGATAAGTGTCACTTACAAGTACGATGAGAAGGAGAAGAAGATCATCCCCCATCCTAAGGTGATAAACCAGCGTTCTGAAGCTCTCGCAAAGGCCACCTACGAGTGGGCCAAAGGCATGTACAGAGATCTCTTTGCGTGA
- a CDS encoding Rieske 2Fe-2S domain-containing protein: MDRRVFIKACSTLAVASLVDASIFSQTLANTKGTLKRYTKALLVKEDGSPLREEDIKPHTQYIFFYPYASTPCYLINLDREIKPVELKLKDGGSYTWQGGAGKKRSLVAYSAICPHQLSHPTKDYSFINYYPPDKPSETTKKGGIIQCCAHVSLFDPAEGGKVLDGPAEFPLAAILLETEGDKIYAVGTVGVDQFTQFFENFKQDLIQQYGSLANAKKMVESCTVVEIKRYTKEVIHC, translated from the coding sequence ATGGATAGGAGAGTTTTTATAAAGGCATGTTCTACCTTAGCGGTGGCGTCCCTTGTGGACGCCAGCATCTTCTCCCAAACTCTTGCCAATACAAAGGGTACCCTCAAGAGGTACACAAAGGCCCTGTTGGTGAAGGAAGATGGCTCCCCCTTGAGGGAAGAGGATATAAAGCCACACACCCAGTACATCTTCTTCTACCCGTACGCATCCACCCCCTGCTATCTCATCAACTTAGACAGGGAGATAAAACCTGTTGAGTTGAAGCTGAAGGACGGCGGCAGTTATACATGGCAGGGTGGAGCGGGTAAAAAGAGAAGTCTCGTGGCGTACAGCGCCATCTGTCCTCATCAATTAAGTCATCCCACCAAAGATTACTCTTTCATAAACTACTATCCACCCGATAAACCCTCCGAAACCACCAAAAAGGGTGGAATAATACAGTGCTGTGCTCACGTTTCCCTCTTTGATCCCGCAGAGGGTGGCAAAGTCCTGGACGGCCCAGCGGAGTTTCCTTTAGCAGCCATACTGTTGGAGACAGAGGGAGACAAGATATACGCGGTGGGTACAGTAGGCGTGGACCAGTTTACCCAGTTCTTCGAAAACTTCAAACAGGATCTTATACAACAGTACGGATCTCTGGCAAACGCAAAGAAAATGGTAGAAAGTTGCACCGTTGTGGAGATAAAGAGATACACCAAGGAAGTTATCCACTGCTGA
- the rpmI gene encoding 50S ribosomal protein L35, giving the protein MAKVKMKTNRSAKKRFKVTATGKIKRWKAGGSHYNTKKSKDRKRRLRKATLVNPSWEDKVRGLLKEF; this is encoded by the coding sequence ATGGCAAAGGTAAAGATGAAAACCAACAGATCTGCCAAGAAGAGGTTTAAGGTGACCGCTACCGGCAAGATAAAGAGGTGGAAGGCGGGTGGATCTCACTACAACACCAAGAAGTCGAAAGATAGAAAACGCAGACTGAGGAAAGCCACTTTGGTGAATCCAAGTTGGGAAGATAAGGTGAGGGGCCTCCTGAAGGAGTTCTGA